Sequence from the Bacillus mesophilus genome:
ACTGAAACAAATGTTAACGCAGTTGGAACACATAGTGCAAATGGGAATGCACCTGTTTCATTCATTCAACCCCTTTGGATGAGTAGCATTGTTGGGGCAGCTATTGTCTTCTTTTCAATGAGGAAAATGAAAATAGTAAACAGAAGAGAAAGTCTCTTATCAAAACTCACTCAGACAGTTGCTGGATCTCTTTTATCCTTTATTGTTGGATTTGGGTTAACCGGTATTTTGGACAGTTGGTTAGGCTTCCATATTCCAAACTTTTTAGACACAGCATTATTTGTGAGCTTATCGTATTTAACTTTCTTTTTACTAATATCCGCCGTAACTAATTGGTTTGGTTTTAAAGGTATCGGAGTATTCGCTTTACTCTTTTTCTTTGGAATACCACTTTTATCAATGCCTCCTGAATTTATGTCTTCCTTTTACCGAGACTGGATTCACTCTTGGCTGCCAATGCGATTTAGTGTAGAAGGTCTCCGCAACTTATTGTATTTTGGAAAATCTTTACGTGTTGATGGTCCAACCCTAGCTCTATTTAATATTTCGTGGATCAGTCTTTTAATCATATTTGTTTCGGCGTTTAAACCCATACCAGAAAATGAGCATGGCCACAGTAAAGTGAACATGAATGAGGGGTGATTGGAGATGGCAGAATTACAGGAGAAAAAGGAAAGAAATTTAGATCATCTCATAGAATTCATGGAAACGAAGCCTAGAAATTTTGGAGAACTAGTTCATTCAGCAGCTGATTCAAAGCCACGTCGTTCTTTTGCACCTTTAATTGCTAAGAATGAGACATCGCTTAAAAACTTTACGTTTTCACAAAAATTAAAAATTGCGCCTAGAATGGCAAGATTAATGAAGGGAATGTGGAATGGTAAACGTTACTATAGTAAAAGAGTTGAATCGAAACAAACAGAAGCTCCATTGGAAGTTTTTGAGGAAATAAAACAATTGGTTCAAAGATTAGGAGCTATTGATGTAAAATTCGTAAAGGATTTACCGTTGAAGCAAGTATTTAAAGGTAAATCAATACCTCATCAAAACGCAATCGTGTTCACCGTTGAGATGGACAATGATAAAATCCAAACTGCCCCGAGCTTTGAATGCTTTGCTGAAGTAGCAAAGGGATACGGTGATTTGGCTGTCATTTCAAATGAAGTGTGTAAGTTTATTCGAAAAAAAGGGTACTCTGCTTATCCAAGCACGGCAATGGGCGGACAAATGGATTACGTTGCAATGGGTGAATTAGCAGGTTTAGGAGCAATCGGATATCATGGACTTCTAATTACACCTGATGCCGGAGCTCGAGTTCGAATAAGTACCATTTATACAGATATTGATACGTTTCCTGTCGAGACAGAAAATCAACACCTATGGGTACGAGATTTTTGCTCATACTGTAGAAAATGTGTTCGAAGCTGTCCAGTTCAAGCAATTAACAATGAACCACAAGTGAATGATAATGGAGATATAACGTGTATCGATTATAAAACATGCATTAAATATTTCTCTGCAAATTATGGTTGTGCAAACTGCATTAAAGTATGCCCTTTTAGTACAGCAGGTTATGATAAAATACAAAAGGGTTATTTAAAGAAAAAAAGTGCAAATGAGAGAACTGACAATTAGGTACAACTAATTTAGAATCAATAGATGAAAAGAGGCATTCCATAAGCTCGAAGGGTTTTGGAGTGCCTCTTGCTATCCAATCCAACGAGGTGCTATTCCTTTAGTGAAATAGTAAAATCCTAACTCTTTTCTTCAGGGAAGCCATGGGGACAGGGACTATGTGCCAATCACTTTTCTACTAGAGTAAGGTTAGATAAAATTCATTCAAAAACTAGAACTTTATGGTTACTAGTTTGTATTAAGACATATTGAATATGATTCGCTTTAATCTTCTATTTCATAATACCCACGGTCATCCCCATAATATTTGTTATATCGTTTCATAAACTTATAGAAAAGATAGGAACCGATTACCTTCACAATAGCATAGCCTGGAATACCAAAAATGACACCGATGACACCAAATAAATTACCTGCAATCAATAAAACTAGGATAATCGTTAATGGATGAACTTTCATCGTTTTCCCCATGATATTCGGAGAGACGAAATTCCCTTCTAAAAATTGGACTGCTATCCAAACAATTCCTAGCTTTAGCAACATAAATGGGGAGTTGACGATGGCAATGATCACAGCAGGAATAATAGCAATGGTTGGTCCTAAATAAGGAACTACACTTGTCACGGCTGCGACAATAGCCAATGTAAATGCATATTCAAGTCCTATGATCAGATATCCAATAAATAATAGAATACCAATCACCGTTGCGACAATAATCTGACCTTGGATGTAAGAACCAACTTGCGTATCGATATTATTTAAAATTTGCTTGGTGTCATCTCTAAACTTCGGCGGAAATAATTTTATGGTATAACGTTGAAACCTTTTTCCATCCTTTAATAAGAAAAATAAAATAAATGGAAAGGTTACAATAGATACAATAGTAGTTGTAATGGTACTAGCAACATTCTGTATCCCTTGAAAACCACTTGAAATATAAGTTCCAATCAATTTTGGCAATTCACCTAATCTCTCTGTTATCAAGTTATAACCATCATCATAATACGGCGCTAATAAAGAATTCTGCGCCCATTCTGTCATACTATCCTCTAACTGCTTTAAATAACTTGGAAATGTTTGAACTAAATCTTTCACCTGCGCTTCAATCGATGGAGCAGTTAACAGGATCACTCCAGTTAATGCACCACTAATACCGAGAATAAGAATGATTATTCCCCACATTTTTTTAATACGAAATCTTTCAAGCATTTCTACAACCGGATTTAATAGATAGTATGCAACAAATGCTAGGATTACTGGAGGTGCAATGGTAGATAAAATGACCTTTAGTGGATAAAAGATAAAAGAAATTTTCGTATAAATATATATGGTAATACCCACTAGAATAAGAAAAGCTAATAGGTATAAAACATTTTTACCACCAATTAATTTTAAAAATTTATTTTGTCCTTCCATAAAAGACATCCCCTTTAAAGGTAATGTACCACCTAACTTAAGTTTAAAGGAGTTGTGCTCAGAGGTAGTTTATCTCTTTTTTAGACACTCCTATCTTTAATTACTAATACCACAGTTCACATTCTTTCAAACTAAAATTAACAGTATAGAAAGATGATCATCTGATGTATAGGAATGGATGTTCACCTATAAAATACTCTTTATAAATCGAGCAAAAACCTAATCTCATCGATACAAAAATTATTGTCTTTACAAAAAAGAAGCCTGTCTCCTAAAACCTTGGAAACAGACTCCTACTATTCTTATCTACCTAACTTATCATCAATATCTGATGTATCCACATTCTCGCCAAATAAATCCTTTAGTTTACTTTTCGCTTGCATTTTTATATCATCATCCACATATAAAGCTACTTGAGCTAAAGCGATTAGTAGAGCACTTAAGTCATCAACATATCCTACACCAACTGCTATGTCTGGTATAAGATCTAGAGGTAAAATAAAGTAACCTAAAGCCCCAACAATGGTTGCTTTAACTTTTAATGGCACCTCTGGCTTTTGAAGTGTGTAATAAAGTAATAGGACAGCATAGACTACAGATGTTCCAGCTTTTTTAGAGAATTTTTGAACCTTAGTCCAGAACTTTTCCTCTGAGAAATGTTTTTCGTGTTGATTAAGATCTTCAGTATTCAGTTTTTCTGCTTCATCTTTTAAATCAGCAATTAATTCTTCTTCAATTTCAATTTTGTCGACTTCTTCAATAGTAGATGAGGATAGTTTATCTAGATCTGTTTTCTTCTTAAATAGGTCTTTTAACATGAAATCACTCCAATGTTTAGTAATTAGTAGATTAGTACATGCCTGTCCCAGGTAGCATGGGCAGGCCATTCTATTAGTTAAACGTGACATTTACCGTATAACCAATATTCTTAAAAAATTCCTTCAACGCTTTCTCTGCATTTTTCTCTGCAGTATCTAATAAACCAATAGAAATGGCTTCTTGACGAATTTGCTCTTGTGCCAATGCAGCCAGTTCAAACCCCTCAGCCATTTTAACATCACCACGGAAAATCCCACTATTGTCAACGGATTGTATTTTATCCATCTGTAAGGATGGATCCTGGAGGAACTCTGCATGAGGAAGGGTAATATCTATTTCTTTTGTTTCTTCATTAATAACCATATCATCAGAAGTAATTCCTTTCAAATCAACACCAGCCAAAACCGTCCCAGGTACAACTAATAGCAGTTCTCGCTTTGTTCCTGGTAGATTAATAGACAAGATATTCTTGCTATCCTCTTGGTGGATAACTGCTTTCGTATGAACTTCAGCTGTTGCCAGTGTAGCTAGCTCTTGAACATGTTCAACAAACACGATTGACTCTTGTTTGAAGTTATTGCCCGCAATTGACCAAATTACCCCTGACGCGATGACTAAAACAACAAGGATGAACATGGCCAACTTTGCCTTGGATCTACTAGCTTTTGAGACAGACTTAAATATTCCTTTAGGTGGGGAAAAAGATCTTGAATTTTGATTTACTGCAATAGTTGCAGCCATTTGCTGTTGTGCTTCGTTTAGTTCTCTTAACTGTCTTTCTAGCTGTGCAATTCTTTCGTCTTTTTCTTCTATAATATCTTTATTTGTATCCAATTTGTTCTCACCTTTCATTTTTACAAATACAGTGCTTATCCTTTTAATCCATTAATCTATTATGTGAGGAATTATTTAAATAATAGCACATGTAACGGAACTTATACCTAGGTTGTAGCAAATACTCACCTAGTAAAGCACCAGGTTTTGTTATGACTTTCGATTTCTTTTTCTAAATTAGATGAAATGAATACTTACTATGTTAATTTAATAAATACTTTAGGTCTATAGAAAAGGCTGGAAGACTATATTACGCTCTCTTGTTTAGCGTATTTAAGATTTTGTAAAGGTCCACTCTTCCAATGATTGTTTTAGGGTGAACATCTCGTTTTACAAGTTGTAATCTACTGGAAGGTTCCAATAATTCATCTACTGTTGGTTTGCTTCGCTATCAGTATCAGAAAGTATTCTTATCCATCTTTTTTTGCCAACAGCGTTCACAATGTTCCTGCACAGTTCTAAATCGATGAGAACTTTCTAGGGAAAAGAGTATTGCTAAACAGGTATCCTTTCTGTTGGTGGTTCTCCAATCATCTTATTGGCCGAATATTTTTAAGCATCCGGTTCCTCGAAGAAACATGCATAGGAGGATTTTGTAAATTTATGCCGAATTTTATATAATACAGAAATTGTAATTGGAGGCATTAATTTGAGCAATTGTTACTTACATAATGAAGTAGAATCCGTAGGAATCTGTGTTGGGTGCGGTAAGTTTATTTGTTCTACCTGTAATACAGAACTAAAAGGTAAGAATTATTGTAAAAAATGTGTAGAAGAATTATTTGATGAGAATAAAAGAAAAATGGAAAGATTAGAAGATAAGAATAATCAACCAATGGTGTTTATGAATGCTGGTGGGGCTAGTTCTTCTTCTAGTTCTTCTAGCTCTTCTAGTTCTTCAAGTACAAGTTCATCAGGAATTCCTACTTATATTTCAACAAAAAGTAAGTTGACTGCTGCTTTATTAGGCATTTTATTAGGAGGATTTGGAGCTCACAAGTTTTACTTAGGGAGAAGGAGAAAGGGTATAGTTTATCTTCTTTTCTGTTGGACCTATATTCCATCAATTCTAGGTTTTATAGAGGGTGTAGTTTATTTATTTTCTAGTCCAGAGGATTTCTCAATGAAGTATGATAAAAAATATAGAGCTTAAAGTTAATATGACTTGAGACCTAATAATTAATAACCCTTGGACTGTACTTTTGCTTTTCTTCATTTCCTAATTTGTCTACTGTGACAACCTTAAAAAGGCAAGATTAAAGGGCACGAACCTAATATTGAATTGGTTCGTGCCCTTCTCCATTTGTGTTTACCTTTTAGCAGCAGTAGAAGCTCACTTCCTGCTACAAGCATACTTCCAGTTAATACCTAAACTTATTTAGCATTTACTTCCTCAATATCCTTTACTAATTCATCCCATTTTGAATAATTCTTTAATCGGAACTTGAACTCAACCCTTCTTGATTTCTCTTGATCAATTGTTTTCCCGTCATCTTTATATTTCAGATCACTTTCTGAACGTCCATTTGCCGTTATTTGCATCTGGACATTTTCTTTATAAGGAAAATTGCCAAAATCATCTGATAAGACATATCGAACAACACTAAATGCCCTTTTTTGTGAGAGGTCAAGATTATTGACAAAAGTCCCTACATCATCTGTGTGCCCTTCAACTACAATCTCAGAAATATGCTGATCATATTTTCCATATAAGATATTAAAATAGACCGGAATAAATTCTCTTAACTGCTCTTTAAACTCAGGCCTAATCACATCTTTCCCTGTTTCAAACAAGAGATCATTTTGAAATTTAATGGATCCAGTTTCCTTGTCGATTTCGATTTTTAAATTCGTCTTGCTAAACTCATTTTCTAAATCCTCTATAATATCAAACCTAATTCCAGCTAAGTAATTAATAATTTCTTCTTGCTGTTTAATTTTAACTTCCGTTTCCTTAAGCTCTGCCTCTTTTGCTTCTACTTTATCCTGTTCATTATTAATAATAACTAATAAGAAAAGCAAGACCACTAACAAGATGGTAGAAAGTAAGTCAGTAAAGGATGGCCAAAAATCATTGTCGTCAATCTTACTATCTAATAGTCGTCTATATTTTTGATTCAAGTCTTAACACCCTTTTCTGATCTAGACACCGACTTTTTCGATACGGCTGTTTAGTGTTTTCATATGTTGGTTCAATTCTGATAATGATTGCTGCACATTAATCGATGATAAAGACTCTGCTCCGAGATGTGTCTCTTGTAACTTCATCATTGATTTTAGCTCTTGACTAATAATGGAATTCGTCACATTAATATATCGTTCAAATTGTCGTAAACTATCTCTTACGCCTTCACCTAAGCTATCATCCAACTTCAGCATAAGCTTTTCCATTTTCTCTGTTGAAAGTTCGACGTATTCTTGCAACGTTTTTTGAAGTTCCTCTGTTTGGCTTTTAAACTGATTCGTGCTCTCTGTCATGACGTGCTCAGTTTGTTGGATTAGCTTTTTCATTTCCTCTGTAACTGTCGAACTATTAGAATCTAGCATAGTAAATAGATTTACAGTATCTTTAAACGTTGATTGTACTTGTTCATTTTGTTTAAACATTTCCTTAACAAAATCTGTAAAATTATTTTGATATTGTGAATTCTCTTCCGCTTGCTGATCAATCTTTTCTACAACTCTTACATAAAATTCTTGATATTTCTGTTGAAGTCCATCGACATGCTCAAAATAAGAAATTAAGCTTCTGAATTGTTGTTGCATTTCATTCATGTTACTTGAGAAAGACTGTGTTAAATTAGCTAATTCCTCAAAAGAATTCGTCTCAAGAATTTCTTTCATTGTAACCGTCGCGCGATCTATTTTTTCTAAGAATGTTACATTTTTATCTTCTAAATGCTTTTGGCTTTCCACAAGCTGGGCTTGTCGATCTAGACTTTCTTGATAAAAACCAGACATTGCTTCAAAAGCATCATGCATTTGATCGGTATGAGTAGTAAAGAATGTATCCAGTCGATTACTTGTCTCTTCTAGGTTTTCGGTAATTCTAACAAACTGTTCTTCATTTCTCGCTTGAACTTGTAGTTGCTGTTCAGTAAAGTGCATGTACTGCTCCGCGGTTCTTCTCATTAAATCTACAGAATACGACTGAATTTCTTCCTGCTTTTCAAAAAATGAAAGTAAATCACTGAAGTTGTGATTTAATTGGTTCATTTGATCATTATAGTTTTGTGTAAACTTATCCATGTTTCCAAAGATTTTAGATAATTTATTTGTATTTTTGCTAAACATTTCATTAAAGCTATTCATATTCTCAGTCGCTCGTTCAAAACCTTCTGTAAAAAGCTGTATATCGAGAAACGATTGCTTCATTTCCTCGACAGCTGTTTTCACATCACCAATCGCCTCAACCATTTGATGATCCATTGAACGTTTCTCTTTTTGATTCAAATAGTTTTCAAGCTTAAGCATAATTTGGATAAGTTGTTGTTCAGTATTTTTTACTTTGGTAGCAATATTAATAATGATGGAACAAGCAATACCTGCAATACTCGTATAAAAAGCAGTATGAATTCCATCGAGAACTGTCTGCATGGTTTCATTTAAATTTAAATCAATTCCTTTTAATGCAATGACCAATCCAATAAACGTTCCTAATACACCAACTAGAATCGTCATGGAACTACCTAATTGAATCATTTTTAGAATCGATACAATTCTATACTTATGCAAGATGGAACGTTTGCTCTTTACCATCTTGAAATCAGAGATGAACTCTTCAATTAATGATTGAAAATTAAGGTCATTGTCTGATTGTGTCCGGTACATTTTATATTTATCATTAATTTGATGTAATATGGAACTATTCTTTGAATCTAGTGATATTCTTTCACTTTCAGCCTCTAAATACTTGTATATGGAATGGTTCGCTCTTATAGCACAACTTCCAATTAAAAATACTAATGTAAATGTCACGATAATAATACTGAGTGATAACATAGGTGTACTCCTTCTTAATATAGTTTTACACAATCCCAGAAATCTGTAATAAAGTAATGAT
This genomic interval carries:
- a CDS encoding YhgE/Pip domain-containing protein, encoding MKFFKQKLVVLSPLLVLTVALIFSLTLVPSINPTPKNMPIAIVNEDEGVEIPKQGKMNMGNALVEKVQAISREDSNEETIINWISISDRDTVMEGLNNKEYYAALFIPNDFSQDQASLQSPKPSSPNIEILINEGMNATAARMAGQMLSRITENISHNVSMQLLAGFEKQGENIPPNQVALLIDPLTVTETNVNAVGTHSANGNAPVSFIQPLWMSSIVGAAIVFFSMRKMKIVNRRESLLSKLTQTVAGSLLSFIVGFGLTGILDSWLGFHIPNFLDTALFVSLSYLTFFLLISAVTNWFGFKGIGVFALLFFFGIPLLSMPPEFMSSFYRDWIHSWLPMRFSVEGLRNLLYFGKSLRVDGPTLALFNISWISLLIIFVSAFKPIPENEHGHSKVNMNEG
- a CDS encoding 4Fe-4S dicluster domain-containing protein encodes the protein MAELQEKKERNLDHLIEFMETKPRNFGELVHSAADSKPRRSFAPLIAKNETSLKNFTFSQKLKIAPRMARLMKGMWNGKRYYSKRVESKQTEAPLEVFEEIKQLVQRLGAIDVKFVKDLPLKQVFKGKSIPHQNAIVFTVEMDNDKIQTAPSFECFAEVAKGYGDLAVISNEVCKFIRKKGYSAYPSTAMGGQMDYVAMGELAGLGAIGYHGLLITPDAGARVRISTIYTDIDTFPVETENQHLWVRDFCSYCRKCVRSCPVQAINNEPQVNDNGDITCIDYKTCIKYFSANYGCANCIKVCPFSTAGYDKIQKGYLKKKSANERTDN
- a CDS encoding AI-2E family transporter: MEGQNKFLKLIGGKNVLYLLAFLILVGITIYIYTKISFIFYPLKVILSTIAPPVILAFVAYYLLNPVVEMLERFRIKKMWGIIILILGISGALTGVILLTAPSIEAQVKDLVQTFPSYLKQLEDSMTEWAQNSLLAPYYDDGYNLITERLGELPKLIGTYISSGFQGIQNVASTITTTIVSIVTFPFILFFLLKDGKRFQRYTIKLFPPKFRDDTKQILNNIDTQVGSYIQGQIIVATVIGILLFIGYLIIGLEYAFTLAIVAAVTSVVPYLGPTIAIIPAVIIAIVNSPFMLLKLGIVWIAVQFLEGNFVSPNIMGKTMKVHPLTIILVLLIAGNLFGVIGVIFGIPGYAIVKVIGSYLFYKFMKRYNKYYGDDRGYYEIED
- a CDS encoding YkvA family protein, whose product is MNTEDLNQHEKHFSEEKFWTKVQKFSKKAGTSVVYAVLLLYYTLQKPEVPLKVKATIVGALGYFILPLDLIPDIAVGVGYVDDLSALLIALAQVALYVDDDIKMQAKSKLKDLFGENVDTSDIDDKLGR
- a CDS encoding DUF4230 domain-containing protein, coding for MDTNKDIIEEKDERIAQLERQLRELNEAQQQMAATIAVNQNSRSFSPPKGIFKSVSKASRSKAKLAMFILVVLVIASGVIWSIAGNNFKQESIVFVEHVQELATLATAEVHTKAVIHQEDSKNILSINLPGTKRELLLVVPGTVLAGVDLKGITSDDMVINEETKEIDITLPHAEFLQDPSLQMDKIQSVDNSGIFRGDVKMAEGFELAALAQEQIRQEAISIGLLDTAEKNAEKALKEFFKNIGYTVNVTFN
- a CDS encoding TM2 domain-containing protein, which gives rise to MSTKSKLTAALLGILLGGFGAHKFYLGRRRKGIVYLLFCWTYIPSILGFIEGVVYLFSSPEDFSMKYDKKYRA
- a CDS encoding OmpA family protein — translated: MNQKYRRLLDSKIDDNDFWPSFTDLLSTILLVVLLFLLVIINNEQDKVEAKEAELKETEVKIKQQEEIINYLAGIRFDIIEDLENEFSKTNLKIEIDKETGSIKFQNDLLFETGKDVIRPEFKEQLREFIPVYFNILYGKYDQHISEIVVEGHTDDVGTFVNNLDLSQKRAFSVVRYVLSDDFGNFPYKENVQMQITANGRSESDLKYKDDGKTIDQEKSRRVEFKFRLKNYSKWDELVKDIEEVNAK
- a CDS encoding MotA/TolQ/ExbB proton channel family protein yields the protein MLSLSIIIVTFTLVFLIGSCAIRANHSIYKYLEAESERISLDSKNSSILHQINDKYKMYRTQSDNDLNFQSLIEEFISDFKMVKSKRSILHKYRIVSILKMIQLGSSMTILVGVLGTFIGLVIALKGIDLNLNETMQTVLDGIHTAFYTSIAGIACSIIINIATKVKNTEQQLIQIMLKLENYLNQKEKRSMDHQMVEAIGDVKTAVEEMKQSFLDIQLFTEGFERATENMNSFNEMFSKNTNKLSKIFGNMDKFTQNYNDQMNQLNHNFSDLLSFFEKQEEIQSYSVDLMRRTAEQYMHFTEQQLQVQARNEEQFVRITENLEETSNRLDTFFTTHTDQMHDAFEAMSGFYQESLDRQAQLVESQKHLEDKNVTFLEKIDRATVTMKEILETNSFEELANLTQSFSSNMNEMQQQFRSLISYFEHVDGLQQKYQEFYVRVVEKIDQQAEENSQYQNNFTDFVKEMFKQNEQVQSTFKDTVNLFTMLDSNSSTVTEEMKKLIQQTEHVMTESTNQFKSQTEELQKTLQEYVELSTEKMEKLMLKLDDSLGEGVRDSLRQFERYINVTNSIISQELKSMMKLQETHLGAESLSSINVQQSLSELNQHMKTLNSRIEKVGV